From a single Brassica napus cultivar Da-Ae chromosome C9, Da-Ae, whole genome shotgun sequence genomic region:
- the LOC106432823 gene encoding transcription factor MYBS3-like: MGRRCSNCGNVGHNSRTCSSYKTRVIRLFGVHVDTRGSSPQPPPPPPSSLLAAAMKKSFSMDCLPACSTSSSSFAGYLSDGLTHRTPDRKKGVPWTEEEHRTFLNGLEKLGKGDWRGISRNFVVTKSPTQVASHAQKYFLRQATTLHHKRRRTSLFDMVFAGNVEENNTIPCNDHFGSTTDVVWKQGSVNPCLGYQAPEVSESGNSVGLDLDLKLASLQTTESNIRPISVT, encoded by the exons ATGGGCAGAAGATGCTCAAACTGTGGAAACGTAGGACATAACTCAAGGACATGTTCTTCTTACAAAACAAGAGTCATTAGGCTCTTTGGTGTTCATGTAGACACTAGAGGCTCTTCTCCgcaacctcctcctcctccaccgtcGTCACTTTTAGCCGCCGCAATGAAGAAAAGCTTTAGCATGGATTGCTTGCCCGCATGTTctacctcttcctcttccttcgCCGGTTATCTCTCGGACGGTCTCACCCACAGAACACCCGACCGCAAAAAGG GGGTTCCATGGACGGAGGAAGAGCACCGTACATTTTTAAATGGATTAGAAAAGCTTGGAAAAGGAGACTGGAGGGGAATCTCTAGAAACTTTGTCGTTACAAAATCTCCGACACAAGTGGCAAGTCATGCTCAAAAATACTTTCTCCGTCAAGCCACGACTCTCCATCACAAGAGACGCCGCACCAGTCTCTTCGATATG GTTTTCGCCGGCAACGTTGAAGAAAATAATACCATTCCATGTAATGATCATTTTGGGTCGACCACAgatgttgtttggaaacaaggatCAGTCAATCCTTGTCTTGGATATCAAGCTCCGGAAGTATCCGAGTCGGGTAACTCAGTTGGACTTGATCTTGATCTGAAGCTTGCGTCTCTTCAGACTACCGAATCGAATATTAGACCCATCAGCGTTACgtga